TAAAGCACTCAAAGCATTAGGGGAAAAGGCAAAAGGCGTAGGGTTTACCAAAGCTGACTTAGAGAAGTTTGATAAGAGCCGTAATCAGCACATCAAGAAATACGACAGTAAAACTGATGGCATTACTTATGCGTTCCTGGTGAAAAGCTCTCGAAAGATCGATATCGATAGGGCCAATAACCGCGTTGATGATGGGACCGGCATTAACCTGGCCACACTGAGCGGCATTAAGGGCAATATTGCTTATATACGCGTGAAAGCCTCTGACGCTTCAAAGCACGAAGAACATCGAGTAAAGGTTCGATTCGACCAATGGGACGAGGTTTTGAATAACCCGCCAGCTGGTGACTATCTCAAAGCAACAAAGCTTGCTTGTGCAGGCCGTATTTCATTCGATTGCGATTGCGGTCGTCATCAATATTGGTACCGCTACTTAGCAACTATGGGCAACTACGCCTTAACGCCACCCAAAGAATTCGCCTTTCCTAAAATACGCAACCCTGAGTTATCCGGTGTGGCGTGTAAACACGTACTCAAAGCAACAACCATGCTGCAGTCCTTAGCTTGGCATCGAATCTTAGGCAAACAAATGGAACTGCAGGCTAAACGTGTTGGGTATGGCAGCGATAACCGCCTGCATACGCTCACCAAAGCAGAGAAGAAAGAAGCTAGCAAGAACCGCAAAACCAAGGTGGACCAAACCGCCGCGCAAAAAGAGCATGCCAAGTACCAACGCGCTCAAAAAGCGATGGCTAAGCAGCTGGCCAAGCAGAAGAACCAAACCGAGCACAGTAAGTCCCAGGCTCGAAAAATCCGCAAACAAGGCAACAAAATCAAGGAGCTCAACGACATGCTTAAAGTTGGTTTCCAGAACTTCTCTGATAGCTACAAAGCAGCGGGTAAGAACAAACAAGATGCTATTAGAGATTTCTCAAAAATGATGAATGTTTCTGAGAGCAAGCTAAAAAGGTTAGTTCAATGACTGCAGTAAGAAAACCGAGATATCAAAACCACGACCCCTTTAATGCGATTCTTAGAGAAGATTGGATCAAGTCCATTGCTTTATCGCCTGATTCCTTTGAGGCCTTTCTGTATCGTCCAGTGGACCAAAGCACCAGCGATGACAGCGAAAGCAATTACGAAGAGGAAACGGTAACAGAGCTCGATACCAACCAGGATACTTTGACCTATTCAAATCCAGAGCTGGTGCCTGTTTTAGATTGCCCAGGTGAACAAGAGTCGTTTTTCATGATGGATGATAACGGCGATAACTTGGGAGAAGGTCCAGATCCATTATTGCTAAGAATTGGAAGCACTCACGTTCCCACCGGTACCGTTTTAGAGTGGGATGAAGAAACGGCCAGCGGTACCCGAACCGTATGGTGGTATGTGCACAAAGCGATGGGCTATGGCGCCGCGCAAGTGGGCGTGATTTACGTATGTATACCAATGCGCGATTTTAACCAAGCACCAGCAACAGAATAAGGCTTCCCCCGCCTAAAAACAGCGTCACTTCAACCAACTGGAGTGATCATGACATTTAAAATAAGCCGAAAACAAGTCCCTGCAAGCGCACGCTTATTGCCAGCTTTGGCGCCAAATTGGGGATATGCAAACCACTTTCTGAATTATGGCTGTGGTAAGTACCCAGAGCTCACAGAGCACTACCTCAATAACCGTTTCATGCAGATCCAAAGCGTAACGAACTACGACCCAAACTCTCATGCAGAGGGCGTAGTTAACGATATTAACGAGCTTAAGAATCAACGTTACTGCGTTGCGCTGTGTGCCAACGTTCTTAATGTGTGTGAAGACCTAGAAGCAGTCCTGGCAGACCTGGCGCAAATTGATTTTGATTGTTGTGTTATTCAAATCTACGAAGGCGACCGAACCGGCGTTGGCAAACCAACAAGAGACGGATATCAGCGAAATGAGGTAGTCGCTGATTATGTCCATGCTATTCGCTCCAACTTCCATAAATTCGACGTACAGCTGCACCGTTCTCGTAAATGCATCACCATTCTGAAAGGCAGAAAGTACTATGAGTGATATTCTCAGCGACTTTTCGATCCTCTGTGATGAAGTCTTTAGCGGGAAAACAGAACATACGGACCTGACGGATATAGACAGGGCCGTTGCTGGCTTTTTTCAGCATGTTATCGATACGCTGACGGTCACAGATACGAAACGAAAAGAGAATCAAGAATTCGCACGCTTTGTGGATAGAGACAAATCAACAAAGCTCTACACTGGCCGATTTACCGATCCCAACCATTTCCTTCAAAAGCTGGTTGGTAAGCTTGGTGACAAGGTGAAGAACGAAAGGAATCACGTTCTACCCACCAGCTATATCACGCGAGATCAGTCCCTTGTCTTCTCTGATGGCTCTGATTATACCGATATGACCCAATCAGCGACATTAAACACAGAGAGCGGTGAAGCGTATGCGTACCTCAACAAATCATTCCTAAAGCTCAATTATGAGTTAACAGTGATTGCCTGGAGCGAGCCGGCCCTTATTCGCATCATGCTTGGCATCATGATGTGGTTGCGACATACAAAAAATGGGCGCCAGCATGTATTCAAAGCAAAAACGATGATCGCTGGTGCGCCGGTAGAGAGTGCTATCACGATTACATCACCAAGAGACGTCACAAGCAGCGTTGTTGATCTCTCCTTGGATGAAACGCGTCTTGTTGGTATGAGCGCATCCTTTGAAGTCGCTGTAGAAGTGTTTGAAGCAGAAGAGGTAACACAAAGCATCGGTACGCTTGCGCTCGATGAAGGAGGCCTCATTGTCTAAGCAATATGTACTACTGCAGAAGGTCACAGTTAAGCCTCAACAAAACGCAATTGCGGATTCAAAAAACGCAATTGCGGATTCAAAAAACGCAATTGCGGATTCAAAAAACGCAATTGCGGATTTAGACGTGTCAATTGATGATATTCGTTCCTGCGCGTACATAGAAAGTATTTCCATGGATGGGGTAAAACTCATCTTGGAAATATCGGACCGCGTATCGACGTATCGTGATGATTACAACATTAAGGAACTGACAGAACTTGAAGTGACCTTTGCTGATCCTGGTGGACGTGGTGATGAGGTTTGGATAGAAACCTTTGTTGTTCAAAAAGCCAGGACCGAAAGCGGACTTCTACTTGTCGACTTGTTTGGGAAAACCACTCACGAACTCAAGCAGCCAGCGTTAGTGCCAACGTTTTTCACTGCAATGCAGCCAAAGGCTATTCTGCAAAAGTTACTTCCTGGGCTTACTGTTGATGCAGATTCATTTGAAAAGGGCGCGACATATCACCTCAATGCTGGTGGTACCAAGGCTAGGCTAATTCGAAACATGGCCAGGGACTTTGGGGCTTATTGCTTTGTGTGTCGTGGCGTCGTCTACTTCAAAGCGATAAAGAATATGGATATGAGCGAGAAGTTTAAGCTTGAGTGTGGCGATCCTAATGCTGAAACAAGCTTCTCTCACTTCACTATCCTGGGCGAAAAAGAGCTGTATGACCGCGTACTCAACAAAAACTACATTTCATGGGATACCGTCAATGGAATGGAGCAGGGCAATAGCGCGACAACTGGCGCCACAACACTCGTCAGTGTGAATCAAACCAAAGCCCTCAATAACCAACAAACCTATATAGTGCCAATCCTAGATATTGAGCTCACCGGCAACTCAAAGTTCATGCCTGCAGCGTGCTGTTCTGTACTATTCCATAAGCAATTCTCAGGTAACGATTTAGACGAATCACTACCCGAAAAGCAAATCATTACTCAAGTGGTGCACTATCAAGAAGGCATCCGATATCACTGCCGATTAGAGCTAGGGGAGCGCTGCATATGAACGAACTCTACCGCCGAACCAATGTAACCAATAAATTGCAGGGCAGCTACCAGGCTCAAGTCGTCAACGTGGAGCATCCAGACGGTTTGTATATGGCTTCTATTCGCTTATTGGGCCTATGGGATGCAATCTCTGACGATGATTTACCCTATGCTGAGTTTCTATTGCCACTCGGGGCAAAGCCTAGCGCTGGCCATGCAATCCCTGTCGAGCCTGGCGATTATGTATGGGTAGATTTCCCGCGTAATGGCGATAGCCGGTACCCAAGAATCACCGGAAGTCTTTACTACGCACCCAATCACGAATCCAACTTACCCGATGAAATCAATGGTAAAGCCTACACACCTAAACGCAGCGCAGGGGAACCAACCCCACCAGCTTATAACCTCAAAGACGATCTCTATCAGAGGTTTGGACTCAGAGAGCACAAAACGAGTAAGGGCGGGTGGTCCATCACTCATGTAGCGACGGGTACCGCTATTGAAATCACTGAAAACGGTCAATTGGTTGTGCATGCAGAAGGGGACCAATTTCAAAGCGCTACCGGAAAACAAACCACTCAATGCGGAGAGTTAACCATTCAAGTAAAAGGCAATGCCAAGGTTGAATCACAGGGTGAAGTCAGTGTAACAGCAAGTGGAAGTGCGTCTATCGATGCAGCCAGTATCGAGATCAAATCCAAAGGTGACGTCAATATTAACGCTGGTGGCCAATTTGCTGTTAAAGCGAAAGCCGCACCATTCACATTAGGGTAGGAGAGAACGTATGCCAGCTGTATGTGTAGTCGGCTCTGCCGATTCTGGCCATGATGGTTTCTGTTCTGGTGTTGTGTCTACGGGGCAACCTGGATTAACGGTCAATGGCGTGCCGGTGGCAGGGAATGGCGATATGTCGATGATACATATTAAGCCCGATACGCCACCTCATGTCGGCGTCATTGTGGCCAACTCACTGTTAACCGTGAACGGGGTACCCATTGCCAAAGTGGGCGATGTGACAGCGTGTGGCGCTGCCATCGTATCAGGAAATTCATTATTCACGATCGAGTAAATCATGCTTAATACACCAGAAGACTTAGAGAAGTTCAGAGAATTTAACGCGGCGGGTGGTTTAAAGCAGCCAGAAACGCTCACAAAAGGCCTAGAGCTTAAAAGCCAGGCAAACGCATTAGATAAACAATACAGCGATTGTGTCATCACTGATGTGGACTATGACAGTGCCGGTGTCGGTGGTTTAGTCGATGCAATCAACGAGTTGGTAAAAGAAACTCAGGATGCAGAAAACGCTCTCGATGCCTGGAATGGGTACATCAAATTAGCTGCCGATCCAACGGACCTGGAACAAGTAGCCCAGGGCGTCGACGTGCGTTGCAAGCTCAATGATGTCGATAATGATCAGCCATGCGCGTCAATTATCCCCATCGGTGAACTACTCGGCACTGAAGTACCGAGCTTCCAAGAAAGCAGCCTAAGCCGCTAACTTTTCTTTTTTGACGCTTCGCTGGACACTGCTAGTCGAGCTTTTGGCTCGGCCAGTCTTACGATTGCCTCCACGTCCACTATCTGACTTAGTTCTCAGAACTCCATCGTCAGACAACACCGTTCCAGTGTCTAATATTAGGTTAATTGCCCGTTTCTTAATGACCAGTGACGCATTTCTGTCTGCGTTGTCAGCATGTCCACAGTTAACACATTTAAAAACAGCTTGGTTTTTACGGTTATCTGGATGAGTGTGTCCACAGGTGGCACACTCCTGACTAGTGTAAGGGGCTGGGATTTTAAACACGGCTTTACCTGCTTGGTAAGCCTTGTATTTGGAATAGGTTTCTATCATGTGCCAGCCAACGTTCAGGATGGACTTGTTTAGTCCGGCTTTCTGTTTGGCTTTGTTTGACAGATAGCGGCCTTGTTCGTCTTGCTTCGCTTTTGGTTTGCGCGTCATGCGTGACGTTTTCAGTGCTTCGAAAACAATGACCTTTGCTTTGCTATCGACAAGAGAACGACTGGTCTTATGCGCAAAATCGTTGCGGATATTCGCTTTTTTAGCATGATTCGTAGCAATTCGATGCTTAGTTTTGCTCCTGCGATTTGAGCCTTTTTGTTGGCGCGCTAGCTTACGTTGCAGTCGCTTAATGTAGCGATCTGCTTTGGTCACGTTCTTTTTCTGATTGTCGCAGAAATCGAACGTCATTGAGCCAGCATGAGCAGGGACAGCAACACCACGATCTACACCAATAGTGTGTTCTTCCAGATACTCTTTGCTTGAACCTTGCAGGAACGCCAAATGTTCATCATTGCTAGATAGCTGAGATTCATTTTTCCCGTTCTCATAGCAGAAAGACACATAATATTGACCACGCTCTTTACGTACATACAGCGAGTTCGGGATCTCGAATTTGCTATGCGCTTTAAACGATAAGTAACCAATATTATTAGTCTTCGTGCCGATGAATAGGCGTAAATTGCCATCTTCACAACGGTCAAAGCGAAACACCTCACGAGTCAGGTAGATACTGCCTCGATCAGTTTTAGGTTTGCGCTTAGGTCGCCCACACGCGCCTTTAATGAATTTTTGGTAAGTCTGATACCAGTTAACGGCAGAGTTTCGGATTATTTGGCTGGGGCATTTAGAAAGCCAAGGCGTTAACTCTTTTGACTTGAACTGCGATGCCTTCTGGTCAATCGGTGCATACGTGCCAATGGGGTAATACTTACGTGCAAAAGTGCGGTAATACCTTTCCTCATCGACTTTGGCATTCCATATACTACGCGCACAGCCCATCCACTGGCTTAAAACCAGTTTTTGGTCTGGTGTAGGGTTAGCGCGTAGCTTGATGCCAGTGAGCATGTAGAACCTTTTGTTGTTATTTGCATTTGATATTATTACACTTTATCGACAATAGTCAATCTAGCGTTAGGTTTAAATGTACGAATGGAGAACAGGCAGAAGCTGCCTTTTTAAGAATAATGCTCATCTAGTATTTGTTACTAAATATCGCAGAGGCGTTTTCACCAAAGAGATGCTGGATAGAACGCAAGAGATAATGGAGGAAACGTGTAAGCAAATGGATTGTGAACTATTAGAGTTCGGTGGTGAACATGATCATGTCCACTTGATGGTATCTATTCACCCGAAAGTAGCTGTATCGAATTTGGTGAGTAAACTGAAAGGAAAATCGTCATACATGCTAAGGCGTGAGTATTGGGAGCGCATAAAGACAATGCTTTGGGGTAATCACTTTTGGTCGCCTAGCTATTGTGTTGTGTCATGCGGTGGTGCGAGTTTGGATGTGGTTAAGCAGTACATCGAAAACCAAAGCGCACCACCAAGTGAAAGAGCCGTAAAAACATCACGCGCTTTAAGTCAGAGAAAAGACTAGTTACCTCTTGCTTGACTCGCCCTTAAAAGGGCGAGATTGCGCAAGCCTAATGTTCAAATACAAAGATAAGTGGTACGTTATTGATATTGGTGGAAACACTCTAAGACTAATAGCGTTTATCGAGTTTGTAGGTAAAAAGTGCTTCATCAAGCACATAGTGACGCACTCTGAATACGATCGCATTACCGAAGATTATCGGAGAGGAAAGAAAAAATGAACACTGAAACCATGAAAGCACTCGCTCATGAGATCGGAAATGTAATGCCTTGGGTTCAAGGCATTAGCTGCGATTCTCAGTACAACGAGCTTATAGAGCTAATGGATGAGTTGATAGAGGCACCAGACGAAAACGCAATACTGATTGACTTACTGTTTCCTGTTATTGAGCGATATGAAGAGGAAGCCGAACAATTTCAAAAATTCAACAAACGTATTGATGAGCTAGACCAAGGTATTGCCACTCTAAAAGTGATCATTGACCAACACGGCCTAACACTGAGTGATTTCCCCGAGATTGGTAAAAAGTCTTTAATGTCTCAAATACTAAGCGGCAAACGCTCTCTGACTCTAAGCCATATTCGAGCTCTATCTGAACGGTTTGGCGTTCCTGCCTCTATGTTTGTTTAAAGTGTACAGGTGTACAGTCGTACACCTTGTATCTTTCAATCAATTTGTGCTTGTTTTTCCACTCAAGGCAAACAACACGCTATCATTGAGATTCAGATAGTTAATTGGATTCGAAAATGGATAGCATCTTAGTTCCCACTTGGGTTTTAGCCGTATTGGTTGCCGCGATATTAGTATGTGTTAGCAGTATTCTTAAATACCGAAGCTTCATTAAACGTGACTTTGAGATCATCACTGGGAGCGATGCTTCCGACGGGTATTTACTGGGTATTCGTGATTTTCTCGTTCCGTTTGATGAGATACTTTTGCAAGACGGGGAATTCTACTTCTTAGATAGAAATGGCGAGGTAAGAGGGAGCCATAAAGATTCATTCGGCCAGGGTATGCATGAGTACATTTCTAAACGAGTCAAAGAACTAAACATTCCTATTATTACAGACTAAACAAGCAATAAACGAAAATAAAAAGGCCGCTACCAATCCACAGTAGCGGCCTTTTGCATTTTATGTCCAAATTACTTCGAACGTTTTTTGAAAGCCTGGAAAATAACAAATCAACAGCCCTGCTGCCAATCTCCAAGACGAACTATATTGACATCCAGACTTCAAATCAATAACCATATAAAAATAAGACAAAAAAAAGCCGCTAGTAGGATGAGCTAGCGGCAAAGTCGTCTATGGAGTACTAAATAATATTAACGTTAGTCCGGTCAATCGGGTCAATCAACAGCGGAGGTCTAGTATATTATCCATTCCTAACACTTACAATGGATTAATCACAAAAAATTAGGTGAAATATGAAAACAGTATGTATTGTGGTCGGCCATTCAGCACAGGACGGCGGCGCATTTAACGAAAATAAGCAAATAGGAGAATATGAATATAACAACCCACTGGCTACCGCTATCGCTATGCGTCTGCATGCCAGGGAAGTAAGGCCAATCATCATGTATCGAGATACTTACGGACAGCTGGCCAGTGACATCAATAAAACGGACGCTGACTATTGCATCTCTCTGCATTGCAATGCATCGAGCAACTTTGATGTGAAAGGGCAAGAAACCTTGCACTGGCATACATCAAAGCGCAGTCAGCAATTAGCTAAGCACATTCAGAAAAATGTATTCCATCTAATGAATGAGCGGGACAGAGGGCTAAAGCCTATTGACCAGGGCGAACGAGGCTGGCCACTACTTAAAGGAACCAAGATGCCTGCAGTCATTATTGAGCCGTTCTTTATCAGTAATGACCAATCACTGACTACGGGCCTGGCTTTGCGCGATCAACTTGCCAACGCCATTGCTGGTGCTGTTATCGACAACATCATAGAGGAACAAAAGAGTGTTTAATTTAATAGAACTAGTCTTGGGGCTATTTGGAGTAGGAAAGATGAGTAAAGCCAACAAGGCAGCGGAAACCATAGGACAAATTAACAAACTGGTAGACGATAACTTTACTTCTGACGAAGAAAAGAAGAAGCATGCAGCGTTAATGGAAAAGCTGGCCATCAATAGCAACAACAAGTTTGTGCAAGGTGGGCGAAGTGCTTTGATGTGGTCCCTTGGTGCTGTCGTTGTGTATCAATGCATCGTTCGCGACATCTTGGCTATTACGCTTCATGTCGAGTTGCCACCACTGGATTTTGACGCAGGCACATTGCTAACGCACGTTACCAACTTGCTCGCTGGCAGCATCTAAACTTACCTTACCCTCGCTCAACGCCACTTTTTTTAAAAAAAATTTTTCCTCATCCAAACCGCCCTAAAAACACTCACTAAAAACCAACTACAGCACGTTAACTTTCATAATTAGTTACCTAATAACAAAAGCACATAAAACCTTATAAATTCCTTTTGTATCATATACTTATGCGATCAAAATGTGCCGTTTTATTTCCCTTTTTGCTCCTTTAGTATCGAGATTCAAGCGAATATCCGCCGCGATTTTGCGGCTAATTCATTCCTAACGTCAACTATACAATCAAGGGTTAAAGTTAATGGGAAACGCAAAACAGGCCTATAACCAGCGAATCTCCAAGATCGCGGAGTTATCGCACAAAATGAAGCAACTCGGTGTTGAGTCGCAATTCGATATCAACAGTGGCGCATTGCTGGTGGGAGATAGTGATCGAATCGCGGGTCTTAATGCAGCAATTGCAAACGATCCAATTTTTGAATCCATGGATTTGCCACTAGCACAAGAAATCGTAACCGGTGTTCAGTCGTCTATTCGTGAATACGAAAAGACATATGGAGAACTGCCTCGCGATGAAGTCATGGCATCGGCTTATCAAACGATGAGCAACATGATGATACTAGAAGGCGCAAGCAAAGATGGCTCTGCTCATGAAATGATGCTTGAGTCTATCGGTCAATCGCTCTCTACCTCTGATGGTGTGGAAATTCGAGCAAAAATGGTCGGCTTGGTCCTTCCTGTACTGCTTGAAACAGCTACTCTTGACTGCGTTACGATGATGCCTGCAGGCTCTAACGAAGTAGAAATATTCAAGGTTCACCGCAAAGCCGGTGTGTCGTTTGGTGACTACACGAAAGGCCAAGAAATCGACCAAACCTCTATTGGCCAATATACGTCTATGCGTCAACGCTATGAGTTCGTTGAAGGCCAGCGCCCAGATGGCACTAAGACTGAGTTCACGTTCACTTCAAAGACGGACTTGAAAAACACGTCTGTCGACATGCCATTCAATAAGTACTCTGTCTCTCTTTGGGTTGACCGCGAGCGCGTATGTCGCGATATGGACTCAAACGGCAACGGCACAATGTCTGGCATGATAAACAATGAGTACGCGATCAACTGTACCATTGATTACGCAAAGGGCATTGTCGTAGCTAAGCCGACTAAAACACTTCCAGCGGGTACCGAACTGCACGTTGAATTTGAAGTCGACATTGAGACAACGCCAGAGCTGATCCCAACTATCGATCACGATATGGAATCTCACACTCTACGTCCTTCTCAAAACGCGGTTGCTGCAGACGCAACAATCCAAGCAATGTTCACGATGCAACGTGAATTTGGCCAGGATCTTAAATCTCTTCAAATGTCGCATATGCGCAATACGTTGGCAGCGGAAAAATCGACTCGCCACCTACGCGATATTAATTTCATTTGTAAGAAAGAAGAAACATTCAATATCTACTGCCCAGCCGGTGATGACTGGAAGCTACAACGTGAGCTCATTCATCAAGCGCTACTGGATATCTCGCAAAAAATCCTAAGTGCGACGACTACGGTTGGTCTATCAGGCATGTACGCAGGCACCAGCGCATCAAACATCTTGAAGACGCTAGGCGCACCTTACTTTGTGCCACCAGCGAACTACACACAGAAAAACTCGATTCACTACGTGGGTAAATTGTTTGGTGTATGGAAGGTATTTGAAGCTCCAGTAATTGTTGATGCAATGGACCTTTTGTGTTACGGGCGTGGTGTAAATCACAGCGAGGCCGGCTATGTGGCTGGCGATGCGATCGCAGCAACCATGTACAACCACCCAATCGGTCCAACGCTACGTGCACGCAATACGCTGTACGAACTGGCGTATGGCGAAGTTCACCCGTTCGATGGCGCCGACTATTTCTATCGTCTCAAGCTGATTGATGAAGTTATTCCCGACGCAGTAGAGCAAGCCCAAGACGCAGCTTAACGCTAACTGAAATGCTGGGGTGAGGCTTCTCACCCCTTATTACGATTAAGGAGTAGCTTTTGAAATATCCAGAATTGGAAAAAGTGGCCATCACAAACAATACGTGCCTAACGCTACGTGTGAGAGGCCATCTTATTAAGCCGCGTCTCGCCAATCAGATCATTCACACGTATAGCGTGCAGCGATTACGCACAGAGATCCATGCTGCTTATCCTGACGGTTCAGTGATTGTTGAGCCTCTGCCGAGTGAAGAGGTAGAGAATGAGTCTCAAGACACCACTCAAAGCATTGCGGACCTGGGCGTAAGTCATGCGGTCGAAAAACGCCTGATTAAAGCAGGTATCAACACAATTGAAGCTCTAACGGCAATGACTGCTCAAGATGTTATCGACATCAAAGGTATTGCTGAGTGCAGCCTCCAAGAGATTGAAGAAGCACTAACAAAAATGAATTTATCGCTACAAGAGGCGGGAAATGAATAAGATTGAATTCACTATGGGCAACGTCTCTCAAACTGCGGTTAAAGAGATCAATGCTGACGGTACAACAAGTACCGATGATGGCTCAAACCAGCTTGTTTTTGCTGGTGTCATTATTTCTCCAAAAGGTGCGCCTTACGAAGTTATCACGGTAACGAAGGACACTTGGAAAGCAAAATTGGGCAATCCTTATCATGCTAGTTACGGTGAAAATGCCGATGCTATGCGTGCACTGGGTGAAGCGGTTGAAGGTGGTTCGGGCCAAGTGGTTCGTGTGGTACCGGCAACTGCAACTTATCCAGCAATCAAGCTTACAAAGCCTGCAGATAAGGTAGTCGTAACCAATGAAGCAGTGAACTACGCTAACGAACTGTCGCTAGGTGATGGTGAAATCCTGGCTATTGCTATCAAAGATGGCGCGGAGTCTGACAAGCGTAAAATCTCAATGGTTGAAGCTGACGCGGACCTATACGGTGCGGGTATGTTTACCCTAACACTGACAGAAGAATCTGACGTAGGTGTTGTTTCTACATTAGATTCTTGGCAAGTATCTCTCGATCCTGTTGCGAAAGATTCAATGGGCGCACCAGCCTTTATCCAGACTGTACTTGAAGACTCAGACTACCTAACGTGTGTCGTTGACTCTGCAAAAGCACAAGCGGAAGTGACAGGAATTCCAGAAACCGCCTTTACTGGCGCAAGCAATGGTTCAATTTCTGACATCAAAGCGAGCGATTACGACCGAGCAATTGAAGTTCTTAAAACGACGGTTAAACCTTTCAACTACGTTTGTGGTTTGGCGTGCTATGACAGCACTGTGCAAACGCAATTGATAGGCATTGCAAACGACCGCCGTATCAGTGGTGCGTTTGATTTAAACCCAAGACTTTCGCACGAACAAGCGCTAACAACGAAAACCGGCCTTTCTCTGAGTGAAATGCGAGCGAATTTTACGCATGTTCCATATACAGCGACGTGTCCTTATTTCGGTGGCAAAGCGGTTTGGGGCGCATCCGGTGTTGTATTTAGAGCTAAAGCAACAGGAGTGGCGAAGTCGAGCCCTATTGGCGGTTGGCAATACGCACCAGCTGGCAAAGATAGAGCGACAATTAACCGTGTTGGCCTGGCGCCGGCTAAATGGGCAGGGCAGCCAGACTACGAAGCGATGTACAAGGCACGCATCAACAAACTAGCAACTGGTGATACCAGCAACTTATTTATTGATGACTCTTTAACGTCCTTTACCACTGAGAACTACCTCAGATTTGAGCATGTTGTTTCCTTAATGGATTCCATCTCGCGTGCATTCGTCAATATTGCTAACGATCTCAAACATCAACCTGATGACGTGACAGAGAAAGGCCTAACAGATCGCATGACCGAGCTACTGGAGTCATACGAAGCCAACAAAGCCATTGTTGCGCCAAGAAACCCAGACAGTGACGGGACTTCTCCATGGACGCTTAGCGTTGTCCAGGTATCGATTGATTACTGGAAAGTCACTTGGTCCGTTTGTCCAACTGGTACCGCACGCCGAATCCTTGGCGAACCTGTTCTAATCCGATAACTATAGGAAAAAGTAAGTATGTCAATGTTTGACCAGGGCGCTGTACGCGAGCGTCCATTTCTATCAAGAGTAAAAAACCAACCACAAGACGAAGGCATTTCAGAAGCGGCATTTTTCGAATCTGTTTCTGATGATGCAATGCTAGAAGCCATCAAAAAAGCCGCCAAAGTGAACGATCGCTCTGATGCTGCAGCGGCCTGTGTGCAATGGGTGAGTGGTGGCGATGCTGATTTTGATGAGCTCGATGCTTTGCTATATGGCCTATCTGGTGGCCAAGACGACAAAGAGCTGAACGAATCACAAGAAGCAATGTAT
Above is a genomic segment from Vibrio marisflavi CECT 7928 containing:
- a CDS encoding helix-turn-helix domain-containing protein codes for the protein MNTETMKALAHEIGNVMPWVQGISCDSQYNELIELMDELIEAPDENAILIDLLFPVIERYEEEAEQFQKFNKRIDELDQGIATLKVIIDQHGLTLSDFPEIGKKSLMSQILSGKRSLTLSHIRALSERFGVPASMFV
- a CDS encoding DNA-directed RNA polymerase subunit alpha C-terminal domain-containing protein: MKYPELEKVAITNNTCLTLRVRGHLIKPRLANQIIHTYSVQRLRTEIHAAYPDGSVIVEPLPSEEVENESQDTTQSIADLGVSHAVEKRLIKAGINTIEALTAMTAQDVIDIKGIAECSLQEIEEALTKMNLSLQEAGNE
- a CDS encoding PAAR domain-containing protein; this encodes MPAVCVVGSADSGHDGFCSGVVSTGQPGLTVNGVPVAGNGDMSMIHIKPDTPPHVGVIVANSLLTVNGVPIAKVGDVTACGAAIVSGNSLFTIE
- a CDS encoding N-acetylmuramoyl-L-alanine amidase, coding for MKTVCIVVGHSAQDGGAFNENKQIGEYEYNNPLATAIAMRLHAREVRPIIMYRDTYGQLASDINKTDADYCISLHCNASSNFDVKGQETLHWHTSKRSQQLAKHIQKNVFHLMNERDRGLKPIDQGERGWPLLKGTKMPAVIIEPFFISNDQSLTTGLALRDQLANAIAGAVIDNIIEEQKSV
- a CDS encoding type II toxin-antitoxin system HigB family toxin; translated protein: MFKYKDKWYVIDIGGNTLRLIAFIEFVGKKCFIKHIVTHSEYDRITEDYRRGKKK
- a CDS encoding RNA-guided endonuclease InsQ/TnpB family protein, giving the protein MLTGIKLRANPTPDQKLVLSQWMGCARSIWNAKVDEERYYRTFARKYYPIGTYAPIDQKASQFKSKELTPWLSKCPSQIIRNSAVNWYQTYQKFIKGACGRPKRKPKTDRGSIYLTREVFRFDRCEDGNLRLFIGTKTNNIGYLSFKAHSKFEIPNSLYVRKERGQYYVSFCYENGKNESQLSSNDEHLAFLQGSSKEYLEEHTIGVDRGVAVPAHAGSMTFDFCDNQKKNVTKADRYIKRLQRKLARQQKGSNRRSKTKHRIATNHAKKANIRNDFAHKTSRSLVDSKAKVIVFEALKTSRMTRKPKAKQDEQGRYLSNKAKQKAGLNKSILNVGWHMIETYSKYKAYQAGKAVFKIPAPYTSQECATCGHTHPDNRKNQAVFKCVNCGHADNADRNASLVIKKRAINLILDTGTVLSDDGVLRTKSDSGRGGNRKTGRAKSSTSSVQRSVKKEKLAA
- a CDS encoding phage tail protein — encoded protein: MPVSKFEPEKKQNDTFASAGLSEKHFNQLFNKIQVAQNKARRSAKRTLKPNTLNNPTSKALKALGEKAKGVGFTKADLEKFDKSRNQHIKKYDSKTDGITYAFLVKSSRKIDIDRANNRVDDGTGINLATLSGIKGNIAYIRVKASDASKHEEHRVKVRFDQWDEVLNNPPAGDYLKATKLACAGRISFDCDCGRHQYWYRYLATMGNYALTPPKEFAFPKIRNPELSGVACKHVLKATTMLQSLAWHRILGKQMELQAKRVGYGSDNRLHTLTKAEKKEASKNRKTKVDQTAAQKEHAKYQRAQKAMAKQLAKQKNQTEHSKSQARKIRKQGNKIKELNDMLKVGFQNFSDSYKAAGKNKQDAIRDFSKMMNVSESKLKRLVQ
- the tnpA gene encoding IS200/IS605 family transposase, producing MYEWRTGRSCLFKNNAHLVFVTKYRRGVFTKEMLDRTQEIMEETCKQMDCELLEFGGEHDHVHLMVSIHPKVAVSNLVSKLKGKSSYMLRREYWERIKTMLWGNHFWSPSYCVVSCGGASLDVVKQYIENQSAPPSERAVKTSRALSQRKD